CGTCTGAATGATGCCAAGTGAAATTTAAGAACGGTGGAGTGTTGAATGTGGATGAGGCGTGAAGGGttgccaacaaaaaataaaagatttttgtgGCGATGAGGTAAGGTATAAAGGCGCAGACATGGCAATCAATCAGTATAAAGAAGCAGAAGCCTGTTGGAAACAAGCATGGCAACCAGTCAGTCTCGAGAAACGAATCCCCATGGAAACATCtttattttgtgaaaataattgcaatgttgaattatataatttctttttcttttttaatcattaaagtgAAAAAGGATAAAACCAAGCTTTTGAATACTTGGGATCtcatccaatttatttttcGATGGCCGATTGCTTgcctaagtttttttcttttttataatgattaaaTCTTGTATGGCCCAGCAGCTTAATCCTGCAACTTCCTAACTCGGCCCCTCTCTCAAttcatatttgaaattaaagCCATGTGATCATGCTGCTGCTATTGTCAAAAGAATAGATTTCAGTAAGAacagagattttttttcattttaaaaaataatttgtaacaGCCCAAGTTGAAAAAGGAGTGTCCAGAATCATGGTATATTAAGACAATTGGTAGAGCCTATGAGCTGTTAGAACCCTTTTCAGAGCCTATGAGCTGTTAGAACCCTTTTCAGAGCCTATTACTAGAGGTCATAGATTCACCCTTTAAGAAAAGTTTGCTAGACGTTATAAATGACGAACATTAAATCATCCACTGTATCTATTTTCCCTCTACTTGAACTCAAATTCTTCAAAACTTTACATAAATTAGGCCCATTGATCGAGTTGAGATAACTGGTGTAAAAATCAAAGTAGTTTGAAGGATAATATATCACAAGGAGTGAGTGAAATAAAGAATTGGCCCCTATCTTTAAGTCACATAGGCATATTTGATGTTTTGAAACCTTAGCACCCATCACAACAAGAAGAACAGCTAacccatcaaaacaaaacaaggacATGATTTAGCTAACTACTCTCAGCAACTTCACATTCACATTATTCTGCAACTTTCGGTGTTCTCATCGCTGAAGAAGTGCGTGTACTGATCGGTCGCCATAGAAGGCGGCATGGGGGGCGGCATGTAGTTAACGGCCGGCTGAGGGCGCGCATACATCATCGGTTGAAACATTTCATTCCCTTGCTGCTGCCTTTGTTGATTCATCATCATTGCCATGTATTGCTGATTATAAGGATTCCCCTGCCCTTGCCCCTGCCCCTGCCCCTGCCCCACCATCCCTTGATAATAGCCACCGTTCATTGCCCCTGGTGCCGGCAGTCCTTGCACTGTTGGCACATTACCCATCCTAGCATAATTGCCCATCGGGCCCATTGTATTCATCGGGCCCATAGGACCCATGGGGCCCATTGGACCCATCTGACCCACATGGACCATATTCTTGTGACCACCATTACCTGCTCCATCAATTTCAGGGAACCCTTGTTTCATCTTGTTAATATCATGGACCCCACCATTTTTGCCTGCACCTTTCTTGGGCCCATTGCCATTATTGTTTCCATGTACACCTGCACTGCCATTATTGGTAGCAGTCTTATGAGTACTACTATCGTCTTCTTTTTTACTCTTCTTACCGAAGCCCAGGAACCCACCACCTCTTTTACTATCTTTTTTGTCTTTACCATCTTGTTTCTTGTTCTCCCCCTTGCTTTTACCGTTCTTGTCATCACCACCTCCACCTTTCTTTCCTCCTTTACCATCCTTGCCATCTTTGTTGTCTCCCTTGCCCTTCATTACCACAGGTATCTCAAAAACATCATCACCACCGCCACCACCTTTCTTGCCCTTTCCACCCCCGCCACCTCCCCCACCCCCGCCACCCTTTTTATCAATAAACCCAGGTCCACTCATCATACCATGAGGCCCATGGCCATTGCCCATCATGGGCATCATTTTGTTTGGCATACCATGAGGCCCATGGCCATTGCCCATCATGGCCATCATATTGTTTGGCATACCATGAGGTCCATGACCATTACCCATCATCGGCATCATCTTGTTTGGCATACCATTAGGTCCATGGCCATTACCCATCATCGGCATCATCTTGTTGATTGGCATACCATGAGGTCCATGGCCATTACCCATCATAGGCATCATCTTGTTGATTGGCATACCATTAGGTCCATGGCCATTACCCATCATAGGCATCATCTTGTTGATTGGCATACCATTAGGTCCATGGCCATTACCCATCATAGGCATCATCTTGTTAGGCAAGCCATGGCCATGACCATGACCAAACTCTTCCTCGTCCTCATCAAATTCATCATCGAACTCATCATCAAATTCATCATCGAACTCGTCATCAAATTCATCATCACTTGCATCAAAATCATCCTCATTCAGATTGAACTTAACTGACTTCTGGTCTTTATTTTGAGGCATCTTTGGATCCTTAGACCCTTTCAGCTGTTGTTGCATCATCTGTACTTGTTGTCCTTGTTGACCTTTTCCACCCTTCCCAGACTTGTTATCTTtgccaccgccaccgccacaGCCACCGCCCATTTGCATGTTCTTGAATTGATTATTAAGGTTTTGGAAGTTGTTTGAGCCCTTTTGACCTCCCCATAACTCTGCATGTTTCCCCGACTTCTCGAGCTTTTTAACGAGTTTGGCCGGATCTACATTTCCTGTCACAGTTACCTTCCCTTGCTCTGCATTTACTGTGGTAGTATACACCCCTGTGCAAGAAAATATTGCTACCACATAagtaaaattcaatgaaaactgTCTCGCACTATGAGACAAACAACTAAAGTAAGATTAGAAAATGACACTTCTTCTAAGGCAAAGTCCCATCAATCAAGAACCCAATAATCTAAACAATGCTTCTGCTTTCTTGAAAGTATCATCTCCCACCAAAATTTGACCATCTAAGCAAAAGGCTAGACACAACCTA
This window of the Populus trichocarpa isolate Nisqually-1 chromosome 13, P.trichocarpa_v4.1, whole genome shotgun sequence genome carries:
- the LOC7473868 gene encoding heavy metal-associated isoprenylated plant protein 34 isoform X6, translated to MNKQEVMKMQQTHILKVNIECHCDGCKKKIKKLLQKIEGVYTTTVNAEQGKVTVTGNVDPAKLVKKLEKSGKHAELWGGQKGSNNFQNLNNQFKNMQMGGGCGGGGGKDNKSGKGGKGQQGQQVQMMQQQLKGSKDPKMPQNKDQKSVKFNLNEDDFDASDDEFDDEFDDEFDDEFDDEFDEDEEEFGHGHGHGLPNKMMPMMGNGHGPNGMPINKMMPMMGNGHGPNGMPINKMMPMMGNGHGPHGMPNNMMAMMGNGHGPHGMPNKMMPMMGNGHGPHGMMSGPGFIDKKGGGGGGGGGGGKGKKGGGGGDDVFEIPVVMKGKGDNKDGKDGKGGKKGGGGDDKNGKSKGENKKQDGKDKKDSKRGGGFLGFGKKSKKEDDSSTHKTATNNGSAGVHGNNNGNGPKKGAGKNGGVHDINKMKQGFPEIDGAGNGGHKNMVHVGQMGPMGPMGPMGPMNTMGPMGNYARMGNVPTVQGLPAPGAMNGGYYQGMVGQGQGQGQGQGNPYNQQYMAMMMNQQRQQQGNEMFQPMMYARPQPAVNYMPPPMPPSMATDQYTHFFSDENTESCRIM
- the LOC7473868 gene encoding heavy metal-associated isoprenylated plant protein 34 isoform X4, with the protein product MNKQEVMKMQQTHILKVNIECHCDGCKKKIKKLLQKIEGVYTTTVNAEQGKVTVTGNVDPAKLVKKLEKSGKHAELWGGQKGSNNFQNLNNQFKNMQMGGGCGGGGGKDNKSGKGGKGQQGQQVQMMQQQLKGSKDPKMPQNKDQKSVKFNLNEDDFDASDDEFDDEFDDEFDDEFDDEFDEDEEEFGHGHGHGLPNKMMPMMGNGHGPNGMPINKMMPMMGNGHGPNGMPINKMMPMMGNGHGPNGMPNKMMPMMGNGHGPHGMPNNMMAMMGNGHGPHGMPNKMMPMMGNGHGPHGMMSGPGFIDKKGGGGGGGGGGGKGKKGGGGGDDVFEIPVVMKGKGDNKDGKDGKGGKKGGGGDDKNGKSKGENKKQDGKDKKDSKRGGGFLGFGKKSKKEDDSSTHKTATNNGSAGVHGNNNGNGPKKGAGKNGGVHDINKMKQGFPEIDGAGNGGHKNMVHVGQMGPMGPMGPMGPMNTMGPMGNYARMGNVPTVQGLPAPGAMNGGYYQGMVGQGQGQGQGQGNPYNQQYMAMMMNQQRQQQGNEMFQPMMYARPQPAVNYMPPPMPPSMATDQYTHFFSDENTESCRIM
- the LOC7473868 gene encoding heavy metal-associated isoprenylated plant protein 34 isoform X11, producing the protein MNKQEVMKMQQTHILKVNIECHCDGCKKKIKKLLQKIEGVYTTTVNAEQGKVTVTGNVDPAKLVKKLEKSGKHAELWGGQKGSNNFQNLNNQFKNMQMGGGCGGGGGKDNKSGKGGKGQQGQQVQMMQQQLKGSKDPKMPQNKDQKSVKFNLNEDDFDASDDEFDDEFDDEFDDEFDDEFDEDEEEFGHGHGHGLPNKMMPMMGNGHGPHGMPINKMMPMMGNGHGPHGMPNNMMAMMGNGHGPHGMPNKMMPMMGNGHGPHGMMSGPGFIDKKGGGGGGGGGGGKGKKGGGGGDDVFEIPVVMKGKGDNKDGKDGKGGKKGGGGDDKNGKSKGENKKQDGKDKKDSKRGGGFLGFGKKSKKEDDSSTHKTATNNGSAGVHGNNNGNGPKKGAGKNGGVHDINKMKQGFPEIDGAGNGGHKNMVHVGQMGPMGPMGPMGPMNTMGPMGNYARMGNVPTVQGLPAPGAMNGGYYQGMVGQGQGQGQGQGNPYNQQYMAMMMNQQRQQQGNEMFQPMMYARPQPAVNYMPPPMPPSMATDQYTHFFSDENTESCRIM
- the LOC7473868 gene encoding heavy metal-associated isoprenylated plant protein 34 isoform X7, which encodes MNKQEVMKMQQTHILKVNIECHCDGCKKKIKKLLQKIEGVYTTTVNAEQGKVTVTGNVDPAKLVKKLEKSGKHAELWGGQKGSNNFQNLNNQFKNMQMGGGCGGGGGKDNKSGKGGKGQQGQQVQMMQQQLKGSKDPKMPQNKDQKSVKFNLNEDDFDASDDEFDDEFDDEFDDEFDDEFDEDEEEFGHGHGHGLPNKMMPMMGNGHGPNGMPINKMMPMMGNGHGPHGMPINKMMPMMGNGHGPHGMPNNMMAMMGNGHGPHGMPNKMMPMMGNGHGPHGMMSGPGFIDKKGGGGGGGGGGGKGKKGGGGGDDVFEIPVVMKGKGDNKDGKDGKGGKKGGGGDDKNGKSKGENKKQDGKDKKDSKRGGGFLGFGKKSKKEDDSSTHKTATNNGSAGVHGNNNGNGPKKGAGKNGGVHDINKMKQGFPEIDGAGNGGHKNMVHVGQMGPMGPMGPMGPMNTMGPMGNYARMGNVPTVQGLPAPGAMNGGYYQGMVGQGQGQGQGQGNPYNQQYMAMMMNQQRQQQGNEMFQPMMYARPQPAVNYMPPPMPPSMATDQYTHFFSDENTESCRIM
- the LOC7473868 gene encoding heavy metal-associated isoprenylated plant protein 34 isoform X3; translation: MNKQEVMKMQQTHILKVNIECHCDGCKKKIKKLLQKIEGVYTTTVNAEQGKVTVTGNVDPAKLVKKLEKSGKHAELWGGQKGSNNFQNLNNQFKNMQMGGGCGGGGGKDNKSGKGGKGQQGQQVQMMQQQLKGSKDPKMPQNKDQKSVKFNLNEDDFDASDDEFDDEFDDEFDDEFDDEFDEDEEEFGHGHGHGLPNKMMPMMGNGHGPNGMPINKMMPMMGNGHGPNGMPINKMMPMMGNGHGPHGMPINKMMPMMGNGHGPHGMPNNMMAMMGNGHGPHGMPNKMMPMMGNGHGPHGMMSGPGFIDKKGGGGGGGGGGGKGKKGGGGGDDVFEIPVVMKGKGDNKDGKDGKGGKKGGGGDDKNGKSKGENKKQDGKDKKDSKRGGGFLGFGKKSKKEDDSSTHKTATNNGSAGVHGNNNGNGPKKGAGKNGGVHDINKMKQGFPEIDGAGNGGHKNMVHVGQMGPMGPMGPMGPMNTMGPMGNYARMGNVPTVQGLPAPGAMNGGYYQGMVGQGQGQGQGQGNPYNQQYMAMMMNQQRQQQGNEMFQPMMYARPQPAVNYMPPPMPPSMATDQYTHFFSDENTESCRIM
- the LOC7473868 gene encoding heavy metal-associated isoprenylated plant protein 34 isoform X10; protein product: MNKQEVMKMQQTHILKVNIECHCDGCKKKIKKLLQKIEGVYTTTVNAEQGKVTVTGNVDPAKLVKKLEKSGKHAELWGGQKGSNNFQNLNNQFKNMQMGGGCGGGGGKDNKSGKGGKGQQGQQVQMMQQQLKGSKDPKMPQNKDQKSVKFNLNEDDFDASDDEFDDEFDDEFDDEFDDEFDEDEEEFGHGHGHGLPNKMMPMMGNGHGPNGMPINKMMPMMGNGHGPHGMPNNMMAMMGNGHGPHGMPNKMMPMMGNGHGPHGMMSGPGFIDKKGGGGGGGGGGGKGKKGGGGGDDVFEIPVVMKGKGDNKDGKDGKGGKKGGGGDDKNGKSKGENKKQDGKDKKDSKRGGGFLGFGKKSKKEDDSSTHKTATNNGSAGVHGNNNGNGPKKGAGKNGGVHDINKMKQGFPEIDGAGNGGHKNMVHVGQMGPMGPMGPMGPMNTMGPMGNYARMGNVPTVQGLPAPGAMNGGYYQGMVGQGQGQGQGQGNPYNQQYMAMMMNQQRQQQGNEMFQPMMYARPQPAVNYMPPPMPPSMATDQYTHFFSDENTESCRIM
- the LOC7473868 gene encoding heavy metal-associated isoprenylated plant protein 34 isoform X8, with product MNKQEVMKMQQTHILKVNIECHCDGCKKKIKKLLQKIEGVYTTTVNAEQGKVTVTGNVDPAKLVKKLEKSGKHAELWGGQKGSNNFQNLNNQFKNMQMGGGCGGGGGKDNKSGKGGKGQQGQQVQMMQQQLKGSKDPKMPQNKDQKSVKFNLNEDDFDASDDEFDDEFDDEFDDEFDDEFDEDEEEFGHGHGHGLPNKMMPMMGNGHGPHGMPINKMMPMMGNGHGPNGMPNKMMPMMGNGHGPHGMPNNMMAMMGNGHGPHGMPNKMMPMMGNGHGPHGMMSGPGFIDKKGGGGGGGGGGGKGKKGGGGGDDVFEIPVVMKGKGDNKDGKDGKGGKKGGGGDDKNGKSKGENKKQDGKDKKDSKRGGGFLGFGKKSKKEDDSSTHKTATNNGSAGVHGNNNGNGPKKGAGKNGGVHDINKMKQGFPEIDGAGNGGHKNMVHVGQMGPMGPMGPMGPMNTMGPMGNYARMGNVPTVQGLPAPGAMNGGYYQGMVGQGQGQGQGQGNPYNQQYMAMMMNQQRQQQGNEMFQPMMYARPQPAVNYMPPPMPPSMATDQYTHFFSDENTESCRIM
- the LOC7473868 gene encoding heavy metal-associated isoprenylated plant protein 34 isoform X5 codes for the protein MNKQEVMKMQQTHILKVNIECHCDGCKKKIKKLLQKIEGVYTTTVNAEQGKVTVTGNVDPAKLVKKLEKSGKHAELWGGQKGSNNFQNLNNQFKNMQMGGGCGGGGGKDNKSGKGGKGQQGQQVQMMQQQLKGSKDPKMPQNKDQKSVKFNLNEDDFDASDDEFDDEFDDEFDDEFDDEFDEDEEEFGHGHGHGLPNKMMPMMGNGHGPNGMPINKMMPMMGNGHGPHGMPINKMMPMMGNGHGPNGMPNKMMPMMGNGHGPHGMPNNMMAMMGNGHGPHGMPNKMMPMMGNGHGPHGMMSGPGFIDKKGGGGGGGGGGGKGKKGGGGGDDVFEIPVVMKGKGDNKDGKDGKGGKKGGGGDDKNGKSKGENKKQDGKDKKDSKRGGGFLGFGKKSKKEDDSSTHKTATNNGSAGVHGNNNGNGPKKGAGKNGGVHDINKMKQGFPEIDGAGNGGHKNMVHVGQMGPMGPMGPMGPMNTMGPMGNYARMGNVPTVQGLPAPGAMNGGYYQGMVGQGQGQGQGQGNPYNQQYMAMMMNQQRQQQGNEMFQPMMYARPQPAVNYMPPPMPPSMATDQYTHFFSDENTESCRIM
- the LOC7473868 gene encoding heavy metal-associated isoprenylated plant protein 34 isoform X12, with protein sequence MNKQEVMKMQQTHILKVNIECHCDGCKKKIKKLLQKIEGVYTTTVNAEQGKVTVTGNVDPAKLVKKLEKSGKHAELWGGQKGSNNFQNLNNQFKNMQMGGGCGGGGGKDNKSGKGGKGQQGQQVQMMQQQLKGSKDPKMPQNKDQKSVKFNLNEDDFDASDDEFDDEFDDEFDDEFDDEFDEDEEEFGHGHGHGLPNKMMPMMGNGHGPNGMPNKMMPMMGNGHGPHGMPNNMMAMMGNGHGPHGMPNKMMPMMGNGHGPHGMMSGPGFIDKKGGGGGGGGGGGKGKKGGGGGDDVFEIPVVMKGKGDNKDGKDGKGGKKGGGGDDKNGKSKGENKKQDGKDKKDSKRGGGFLGFGKKSKKEDDSSTHKTATNNGSAGVHGNNNGNGPKKGAGKNGGVHDINKMKQGFPEIDGAGNGGHKNMVHVGQMGPMGPMGPMGPMNTMGPMGNYARMGNVPTVQGLPAPGAMNGGYYQGMVGQGQGQGQGQGNPYNQQYMAMMMNQQRQQQGNEMFQPMMYARPQPAVNYMPPPMPPSMATDQYTHFFSDENTESCRIM
- the LOC7473868 gene encoding heavy metal-associated isoprenylated plant protein 32 isoform X2, giving the protein MNKQEVMKMQTHILKVNIECHCDGCKKKIKKLLQKIEGVYTTTVNAEQGKVTVTGNVDPAKLVKKLEKSGKHAELWGGQKGSNNFQNLNNQFKNMQMGGGCGGGGGKDNKSGKGGKGQQGQQVQMMQQQLKGSKDPKMPQNKDQKSVKFNLNEDDFDASDDEFDDEFDDEFDDEFDDEFDEDEEEFGHGHGHGLPNKMMPMMGNGHGPNGMPINKMMPMMGNGHGPNGMPINKMMPMMGNGHGPHGMPINKMMPMMGNGHGPNGMPNKMMPMMGNGHGPHGMPNNMMAMMGNGHGPHGMPNKMMPMMGNGHGPHGMMSGPGFIDKKGGGGGGGGGGGKGKKGGGGGDDVFEIPVVMKGKGDNKDGKDGKGGKKGGGGDDKNGKSKGENKKQDGKDKKDSKRGGGFLGFGKKSKKEDDSSTHKTATNNGSAGVHGNNNGNGPKKGAGKNGGVHDINKMKQGFPEIDGAGNGGHKNMVHVGQMGPMGPMGPMGPMNTMGPMGNYARMGNVPTVQGLPAPGAMNGGYYQGMVGQGQGQGQGQGNPYNQQYMAMMMNQQRQQQGNEMFQPMMYARPQPAVNYMPPPMPPSMATDQYTHFFSDENTESCRIM
- the LOC7473868 gene encoding heavy metal-associated isoprenylated plant protein 32 isoform X1, giving the protein MNKQEVMKMQQTHILKVNIECHCDGCKKKIKKLLQKIEGVYTTTVNAEQGKVTVTGNVDPAKLVKKLEKSGKHAELWGGQKGSNNFQNLNNQFKNMQMGGGCGGGGGKDNKSGKGGKGQQGQQVQMMQQQLKGSKDPKMPQNKDQKSVKFNLNEDDFDASDDEFDDEFDDEFDDEFDDEFDEDEEEFGHGHGHGLPNKMMPMMGNGHGPNGMPINKMMPMMGNGHGPNGMPINKMMPMMGNGHGPHGMPINKMMPMMGNGHGPNGMPNKMMPMMGNGHGPHGMPNNMMAMMGNGHGPHGMPNKMMPMMGNGHGPHGMMSGPGFIDKKGGGGGGGGGGGKGKKGGGGGDDVFEIPVVMKGKGDNKDGKDGKGGKKGGGGDDKNGKSKGENKKQDGKDKKDSKRGGGFLGFGKKSKKEDDSSTHKTATNNGSAGVHGNNNGNGPKKGAGKNGGVHDINKMKQGFPEIDGAGNGGHKNMVHVGQMGPMGPMGPMGPMNTMGPMGNYARMGNVPTVQGLPAPGAMNGGYYQGMVGQGQGQGQGQGNPYNQQYMAMMMNQQRQQQGNEMFQPMMYARPQPAVNYMPPPMPPSMATDQYTHFFSDENTESCRIM
- the LOC7473868 gene encoding heavy metal-associated isoprenylated plant protein 34 isoform X9, which codes for MNKQEVMKMQQTHILKVNIECHCDGCKKKIKKLLQKIEGVYTTTVNAEQGKVTVTGNVDPAKLVKKLEKSGKHAELWGGQKGSNNFQNLNNQFKNMQMGGGCGGGGGKDNKSGKGGKGQQGQQVQMMQQQLKGSKDPKMPQNKDQKSVKFNLNEDDFDASDDEFDDEFDDEFDDEFDDEFDEDEEEFGHGHGHGLPNKMMPMMGNGHGPNGMPINKMMPMMGNGHGPNGMPNKMMPMMGNGHGPHGMPNNMMAMMGNGHGPHGMPNKMMPMMGNGHGPHGMMSGPGFIDKKGGGGGGGGGGGKGKKGGGGGDDVFEIPVVMKGKGDNKDGKDGKGGKKGGGGDDKNGKSKGENKKQDGKDKKDSKRGGGFLGFGKKSKKEDDSSTHKTATNNGSAGVHGNNNGNGPKKGAGKNGGVHDINKMKQGFPEIDGAGNGGHKNMVHVGQMGPMGPMGPMGPMNTMGPMGNYARMGNVPTVQGLPAPGAMNGGYYQGMVGQGQGQGQGQGNPYNQQYMAMMMNQQRQQQGNEMFQPMMYARPQPAVNYMPPPMPPSMATDQYTHFFSDENTESCRIM